The following DNA comes from Riemerella anatipestifer ATCC 11845 = DSM 15868.
TTATTATCAATCATTTTATAAACTCCCTTGGAATTTCTCTGCACATAATTAGTAAAATAGATTTCGCTTAGGTTAGAAGGATTAACAGCAACATCTAAAATATTAAAGGCTAATTGTGGGTTATCTAAAAAATATTGTGGATACTCCCAACGTGTTCCGTTGTAGTAATAATATCCTAAATTATTATCATAAATTGCCTGATAATAACTCCCCTTTTTACCCGTAGCTACCCATATTTTATCATCAACGAGAGTCATTCTAGAAGCTACATTACTGTACGGTCCGTCAGGTTTTACACTAGTATAATTTTGATCTAGAATGCCTGAAAAAGCACTTCCTGCAAATAACTTCCCATTATATAGAGCTCCTGTTGTAAGCTGGTAAGATGAGAAATCATATGTGCTTTGTAAACTACCGTCAGTAGAAAACTGATAAATTTTATTTACATCACAAACTAAGAAATCATTAGCTTGCCATACCACATCTTTAATATCAGTAAAAGAATACGGCAAACGCTGAAAAGCCTCTCCTAAATAAACCTCTTTTTTTGTAGCAACCAAATAATTCTGCCCATTAGTATCAGACTGTGATAAATTAAGTGCATTAAGTTTCTGCCATGTAGAATAAATTGGAAACTCTAGGTCAATTTTATGCGAGTATAACCCCTGATTGGTAGCTGCATATACCACATTATCTTTTACAAACGCTTCATTAGAAGCAATAAAGTTAGTTCCCTCCTGAAAAAATACGGTTTCTCCAAACTCTTTCTTATCCAAATTAAAGATAGAAACCCCATAACCTGCCGAAATTATCGCTAGATTATCTTTTATAAAAATGTGATTAATTTTTTTTGAACCTTGATAACTTCTTGCTATAGGAATATCTACTATTAAAGTTACCCCATTAGGTGTAACAATATCTAAAGCTCCTGTTTCGTAGCCTATCAACCCTATTTTAGTATCAGGATTATAGTCAAACGCCGTAATACCAACCTCATGAAGCCCATTAGCTTTTGACAATTTTCTAATCTCTCCAGAAGCTACATTATAGTAAAATAAACCACTCTTAGTAACTACAATAAGTTCTTTATCATCTTGCTTTATCTTGATAATATGATTGTAAGAAAACAAATCTTGCCATTTGCCTTCTTGAGCAAAAAACAAAAAACTTATACTGAAAATTAAAATTTGAAATATTTTTTTCATCTTAGACCATTATCTTATCATCTATCACTTGGTTGTTCCAAGCTATATTTTTAATTTTCTTTTGGCTATCAAAATAGAAGTCTATTCTTCCTAGCAATAGACCAGCCCAGCCTACTTGATTTACCAAAACTTTAGTTCCTTTTCTATTGATAAAAGACTGTGGTTCTGGTAAAAAAGTATGCGTATGTCCTCCCAAAATCAAATCTATATTATCTGTTTTTTGAGCTAATTCTACATCGCATATCTTGTTTGTATGCTCTCCTTTGTAAGAATAACCAATATGGGACAAACAAATTACTAAATCACATTTCTTTTCATTTCTAAGCATATCAGCGTATTGCTGAGCTATTTCCACAGGATGATGCCAAACAGTTTCTTTATATTGTTTTTTACCTACAAGCCCTTCTAACTCTATGCCTACTCCAAAAACCCCAATTCTGATTCCGTCTTTATTAAAAATTTTATACGGTTGCGTTTTTCCGTCTAGTATGGTGTTTTTAAAATCATAGTTAGAGCATATAAACGGAAATTTAGCGTTAGGTAAAGCCTTTAAAAACCCTTCTAAACCATTATCAAAATCATGGTTACCCATTGTAGCGGCATCATACCCCATCATAGACATCAGTTTAAACTCTAACTCTCCACCAAACATATTAAAGTAAGGCGTCCCTTGAAAAATATCACCACTATCAAATAGCAATACATTTCGCTCCTGTTGTCTAATTTCTTTTACCAAATGAGCTCGCCTTGCAAAACCTCCTTGATTAGGATTTCTGGTATAATTAGCATCAAAAGGTTCTATTCTACTATGTTGGTCGTTAGTATGAAGAATTGTTATTTTTTTGTCTGAACTATTAAGTAGTGTGGTATTAGCCAAGAAAGTATTAGGTACTAATGATAATGCTAAAGTCCCACCTCCTATTGTTTTTATAAAATCTTTACGGTTCATAGTTTTTTTAATTATTAAAAATTAATCTTACATCATTTGGAGCTTTCACTTCAGGGTTTTGTTTGAATTTTTCAATGAATAAATCTCTAAGTTTGATCCCAGTAGAGATTAGTTCCCCTTTACTGAAAAACCACATATTATCTCCACCCAGTGCTAAGTAGTCCGATGTAACGATGTAATAATCTTTCCCCAAATCCAACTCCTTACCGTTTACAAGACCTTTGGTAACTTTACCTTTATTAGTCTCTAAAAACAAATGTGATACAGGATTATTCTTTTGAGTTTCGGCATAATAGTCAAACATGCCTAGTAAATCTTTCCCCTTCATTTTAACAATTACCACCTCGTTTTCAAAAGGCATTACCTCAAAAACATGTTTAAGTAAAATATCACCCTTTCCTATGGTAGATCTAATCCCTCCTATATTGATAACTGCCGCATCTACATTTTGTTTCAAATTTTGCTTCGCCCAAACATCGGCTCCTTCGTAAGTATAATCTGCCAACAATCCTCCCAAATTACTATTATCTCCTGTTTTTGTAAGCTCCACAGGTGTGTAAGATATTTTGGTATTCATCTGTCGTTCCATTTCCTTTTTGTAAGGTTGGATTAGCATATCCATCTCTCCATCAGAAGGAATAGATGAAGCTATACTAATATTTTCGTAGGGTTTAACCTCCGAAACAGACATTGCTGTTTTACAACTTGTTAACCACAATAAAGGGATTAAAACTAAGTGTGAGTATTTTATTTTTTTCATCAAATCAATTTTTAACCTATGATTAAATATTAAATCTGTTGCAAATATAAAAAAGCCTTTGATAATAGCCATTATTTAATGAGGCAAACTATTACCATTTAAGCACGGATGCTTGTTCTACTTTTAAATACCTTTTTCTATCACAGAGGCTCTACTGTACTTCTCATTACATTCGGCATCAAATTTTTATTGTAAAAATAAAATCTTATGGCTATATCTTTTAGTATTTTTATTGGTTAATAATTTATTTCTAATTATTACTCATTTTTCAGACATAAAATACCATTTCCAAAATGAATAAATGAACAGCGTATAGTTGTGTTTTTTTTACTTATTTTTGCTTCCTAAGTTTAATTTAAACTGATTAGAGATGCTTTACTCCAAAAATATTGATACTCCTTTAGGTGAAATGATTGCTATTGCTGATGATAATGGGATATATCTATTAGAATTCACAGATAAAAAATATTTAGACATAGAACTAAAAAAAC
Coding sequences within:
- the porZ gene encoding type IX secretion system anionic LPS delivery protein PorZ, with the translated sequence MKKIFQILIFSISFLFFAQEGKWQDLFSYNHIIKIKQDDKELIVVTKSGLFYYNVASGEIRKLSKANGLHEVGITAFDYNPDTKIGLIGYETGALDIVTPNGVTLIVDIPIARSYQGSKKINHIFIKDNLAIISAGYGVSIFNLDKKEFGETVFFQEGTNFIASNEAFVKDNVVYAATNQGLYSHKIDLEFPIYSTWQKLNALNLSQSDTNGQNYLVATKKEVYLGEAFQRLPYSFTDIKDVVWQANDFLVCDVNKIYQFSTDGSLQSTYDFSSYQLTTGALYNGKLFAGSAFSGILDQNYTSVKPDGPYSNVASRMTLVDDKIWVATGKKGSYYQAIYDNNLGYYYYNGTRWEYPQYFLDNPQLAFNILDVAVNPSNLSEIYFTNYVQRNSKGVYKMIDNKLSKVFNTSSAQWYNVPEYLVFDKNNNLFATFSFFEGDVNFGGMYFISRDGSRFETIKTANIKTSSSGILAFNDRLFIGGPRASEGGLLIYYFNNTPTRFDDDLRQILRVEEGLPSASVTAMAMDKNNSLWLGSTTGLRILPNALSDLYGTKVKVNPIVITQNGIAEELFKDAEILSIAVDSGNNKWVSVNGGGVFFLSADGQKVYNHFTKANSPLPSDEVTDIKINDKTGQVYFATSNGIVVYKGDVANVTSKFGEVVVYPNPVVYSQFKGNVKIKGLAEKTNIRITDAAGNLIHQAVSRNGYYEWNLQNQRGSRVASGIYFVLMTNEDGTDKATAKIAVVN
- a CDS encoding 5'-nucleotidase C-terminal domain-containing protein, encoding MAIIKGFFIFATDLIFNHRLKIDLMKKIKYSHLVLIPLLWLTSCKTAMSVSEVKPYENISIASSIPSDGEMDMLIQPYKKEMERQMNTKISYTPVELTKTGDNSNLGGLLADYTYEGADVWAKQNLKQNVDAAVINIGGIRSTIGKGDILLKHVFEVMPFENEVVIVKMKGKDLLGMFDYYAETQKNNPVSHLFLETNKGKVTKGLVNGKELDLGKDYYIVTSDYLALGGDNMWFFSKGELISTGIKLRDLFIEKFKQNPEVKAPNDVRLIFNN
- a CDS encoding bifunctional metallophosphatase/5'-nucleotidase — encoded protein: MNRKDFIKTIGGGTLALSLVPNTFLANTTLLNSSDKKITILHTNDQHSRIEPFDANYTRNPNQGGFARRAHLVKEIRQQERNVLLFDSGDIFQGTPYFNMFGGELEFKLMSMMGYDAATMGNHDFDNGLEGFLKALPNAKFPFICSNYDFKNTILDGKTQPYKIFNKDGIRIGVFGVGIELEGLVGKKQYKETVWHHPVEIAQQYADMLRNEKKCDLVICLSHIGYSYKGEHTNKICDVELAQKTDNIDLILGGHTHTFLPEPQSFINRKGTKVLVNQVGWAGLLLGRIDFYFDSQKKIKNIAWNNQVIDDKIMV